In Agelaius phoeniceus isolate bAgePho1 chromosome 16, bAgePho1.hap1, whole genome shotgun sequence, the DNA window TGTCCCACCTGGTGCTGGCACAAAGTGCTCCATGGTCCCACCCTGCCCTCCCatccacagcccagcccagcaccctcaGCTTCACTCTGGAAcagctgctgagtgcctcagttTTCCTCAcggagctgcaggagggggaGAGAACACCAGGCAGGTGGCTTGAGGGCACACTGGAGAGAAGTTCTCCTCACTTAATTACCCCAAATTAACTTGGAAGGAGAACTTGGAAGGAACTGGCCTCCCTCTGTGACAGGCCCACCTTGGACCTGCTTTTTGCCAGAGTAGCTCCATCCATCCCACAGGACACCCTGCACCACTGCAGTGTTGGAGGCTGTCATGTCTGAGCCCTACCTGGTAATCAGCAGCATGTCAGGCATCAGGCTCTCACAGAAAGACATTTTTAACAGAAATTCATTTAGCACAAATTAATTTTACATGGACAGATAcagacaggacaagggggaatggcttcaaatgaaacaaaagaagATTAGATTAGATATCAGTAGGAAATgggggtgggcaggccctggcacagggtgcccagagaagctgtggctgcccctggatccctggaagtgttcaaagccacactggatggggcttggagcaccctggcctagtggaaggtgtccctgcccatggcaggggtagAACAGGATGGGTTTTAAGACCTTTTCTAACCCAATCCACGCCGTGATTCCCTGaatgaggagcagccccagcgggcaggagcagggccctgCTCAGTGTAcggtgctgctgccagggacgGTCCCAGGGcgggggagcagcagggatggagccgGCTGGGCACTgactcagccccagctcagTTTTTCCCCCGTGAGTGCCCCGTGCCCCGGCCATGGctccccccggcccggccggttCTGCTTTCCCAGCCCGGAGCGACCCCGACCGCCCCCGCCCAGCCCCGGGGCAACGAACGCGGTTGAACAGGACAGGGGAGGGGGCGCACACTCGgcccacagccccggcccggccctctCCGTGCTCCCTCCGGCGCGGAGCCCCCGCTCCCGGGGGCGGGACCCACCTGCCGGCCGCTGCCCGCCACACCCGGGCCGCTACCGTTGAGCAGCGGGGTGGTTTCGCCTGCACGCCCGTCCTCGTCGTCGTCGCGGTCGCGGCCGGACCAGGACACCTTCTTGGCGACGTTGGCCatgcggggcgggggcggcggcggcggcggctgctcCGCCGGGCCTGCCCCGCCGCGCGGTCATGTGACCGCCGCCATCACGTGCCCGTCAGGGCGGCCGGAGGCGCCCCGAGGCACCATGGGAGTTGTAGTTTCGGTGGGGAGGCCGCGCCCGGagcgggacgggacgggacggaaTGAATGGAATGGGATAGGCTAGGATTAGGGTAGGACAGGACgggacaggatgggatgggatgggatgggatgggatgggatgggatgggatgggatgggacgggctGAGCGGGACCCCAGTGGCGGCGGCCCGAGAGGTTGCGAGGCTTTGCCCCACGCACACCCAGCCCCCCGGGAACGGCCGGAGCCGACGCTGCTTCAGCTCTCCAGGCACAGAATTCCCCAGAGTGTGCTTGGCCTtatggagcagcacagctcgGCCCGAAGCCCTGCCCCGCCAGGAGCCCCGCGGGCACGGGCAGCTCACGGCAccgccggcggcggcggcgctggctCCCCCCGGTCACGGCTGTCCCGTGCTCCGCTTCCCTTGCTCTGATCAGCGGCAGGGAACGAGCAGCGCCACCCGCTCGGGCTGCCCgggctgagcagctcctgcccggCTGTGAGCGGCACCGAGCGCGGCAGTGAATGAGCAGCACAGAGATAAATTGGGTTTCTCTAACGTTCGGAGCGTTTTAATAGGAACAATGAGCTGTGCATCCTCTAGGAGCAGGTGACCTCTGCCTTTGGTCCCACCTCTGGCTGCCAAGACCCTTTTCCTCCCTCGGTGGTGGCGGTTCTGAGATGCGCTCCCTGCTGGGTGTCCCATCACCCCGGGAGGGTTCAGCTCGGGTCGGGAGCGGCACCGTGAGCCAGCCGTGACCATTCCCGCTGTCAGCCTCGTCAGAGGCAGCGCTGGAGGCACGGACACGCCACCCTCCGCACCCCGCCCCGCAAGGAGGCATCGGCCAGCGTGAGGAGGGGGCCGCGGGGCAGCCCCCGCCCTGTCGCCATTCTggccacctccccgggcaggaGAGCCCGTCTCCAGAGAGCGAAGCCAGCCAGGTGACCCACAAAAGCTTCTGCAGTGCCCAGGTCCATGTTGGGGCcgtgctgcccccagcccagcaccagcgAGCCACCAGCGGGGATTCCATAACCCTGCTGGAAGCGGGAGCCGGCAGCCAGCAGCCTCCTGTCCACGTAGAAGCGGTACCGGCCCTGGCCCGAGGACCAGGTGAGGCACAGGTGGTGCCATTTGCCATCCAGGAGCGGCGCCACCGGCAGCTCCCGAAACTGCCCCTGCCCCATGATGAACCGTGCAGAGCCGGGGCGATCCCCACCGTGGCCAAGCACGGCCAGCTCGCTGTGCCCGTCCCCGGTGGCGTAGGAGAGGAGAGCACCGAGGCGAGGGGCTGGGGTGGCCAGCCAGGCACAGAGCGACACCGACCGCAGCCCCCGGTGCGGGCCCAGCCCCAGGACGGCCCCGTGCCCAGCGGAGGGGTCGGGGAAGAGCAGGACGGCTCCGGTGCGACAGGCGGGGGAGGCGGGCACCGGGGCAGgggggctgtgcctgccctgtCCCGGCTGCcggggggctgggggctgctcctggggagccGTGGTGGGGAGCATCGATGCCACGGTCgggggtgctggtgctgcatcCTCAGGGCTCTCCTCATCCTCCCGGGGCGCTCCCCCAGGCCCGGCAGCAGCGGGCAGCCAGTGCCCTTCCTCCTGCCGGTGCTGCTGCCACCGGCGCGTCTTCGGGGGGcgagggctgggggtgctgaggacAGCCTGGCCCGGGGGCTGCTGCTCCGGCCGCCTGCCCCGGCTCCGGGCGGTGTCTGGCACACCGTGCGGGTTGGTGCCAGCCTCCACCAGCGCGGCCGGGGGGTgggtgagcaggggctgtggggggctcagggcacccACCGTCCCCTCCAGCCTCTTCAGCCTGCGGCGTAGCCGCCGGCCAGCAGTGGCCAGGCGGGCCAGCTCGGCACCCAGGGCGGCCCGGGCAGCGTCGGCCGCCTCCGCCTGCTCGGCCAGAGCCTGGAAACGTCCATCGATGTTGTAGGAGATGTTGTAGTTGCTGGCAATGCTCTGGAGATGGTTCACTGTCAGTTCCTGGAGCCGGAGAAACTGCAAGGGAGTAGGATGATGTGGGGCGAACCCACGGCCCCGTGCcgagtccctgccctgcccaaaATGCTGGGTGtccccctggcacaggctggcagcACCCCGTCCCCGCGCCGGGCACCCACCTGCTCCTCCAGGCGCCGCAGCCGCAGGAGcagggggccggggcgggccaGGGGCGCCGGGGCCCGGGTCAGGCcgccctgcagggcagcagcgaGGATCAGGCAGAGGGGCAGTGCCATCCCCGCCATCCCGCCGCCAGACGCTTTCTGCCTGCACGGCAAGGCCGGCCCTGGcccccctggtgtccccccgGGCAGCCTCCACCGCTGATGAGATCCACAGGCACCGCTGGCACGGCCCCGCACCGGGGCTCCCGGCGCTCTGCGGGGGCGGCTGGCCCCGGCCCAGAGCTCCCGGGGCTCCGTGGctggggccgggccgggggtgCTCGGCTGTGAAAGGAAAGGTGTGCGGGGGATCCTGGGCACGCGGCTGGATGTGGGGCAGggggggacaggctgggcagggccggcaggacaggacaggggagGTCAGACGGAGTGGTCAGTGACGGCAGGAtaggacaggacaagggggatggaGTGATCAGTGCTAGCAGGACAGAACAGGGCAGGACTGGACAGGACAGGGCACGGCAGGCCAGGGCAGGACACCACAGGATGGGACAGAGCAGGTCAGATGGAGAGATCAGTGCtggcaggacaggacagggcagggcaggacaggacGGAGTGGTCAGTgctggcaggacagggcagaACCGGTCGGACGGAGCAgtcagtgccagcaggacaggacaggacagcacaggacaggacaggtcGCACGGAGCGGTCAGTGTCCGCAGGACAGGACAGCACAGGTCGCACGGAGTGGTTAGTgccagcaggacaggacaggacaggtcGCACGGAGCGGTCAGTGCcggcaggacagggcaggacagggcaacacaggacaggacaggtgGCACGGAGCGGTCAGTGCCGACAGCACAGGACAGCACAGGAcagcacaggacaggacaggtcGCACGGAGCGGTCAGTGTCCGCGGGACGGGGCCCTGCCGCAGAGCCACCACGAGGGGGCAGCACGCGTGCGCAGCAGCGCCCCAACTGGGCGTGGCTTCACAGCAGTGGGCGTGGCTTCAAGTGCCGCCGCTGGCCCCGCCCTCTCCTTAGCCCCGCCCCGTACCCTTGAGCCCTCACAAGATGGCGGCTGCAGCCCTCGCCCGTAGGATCGGCCGCACAGGTGCGCCTGGACCCTGCCCCGACCACTCCTGCGGCGGGCTCGGCTGTCCCCGAGCCCTCGCTCCTCTCTGTAGCCCTCCCTTACCGTCAGGGTGTTCCACGTGTCCCCCTGCCGTGGGGTGGGGTGTCCCTGTATCCTCCCTGAGCGGGTCagggtgtccccgtgtccctccgTGTCCGTGCAGAGCGGTTTTGGGGAGCGCCCCTCACACCTGTGGGGGCTGTGCCCTTCCCGTCCTTACCtgtctgtgtccccaggtgtgctgcccctgtgctgccGCCTCCCAGCGTGGGACAGGGCCAGCCGGCCgtcccccagccccctgcagcccccgggCCTCCCGCTCGCCCCGTGCCGCTCCTTCAGCAACAACAAGATCCAGGTGGAGCTGGACGAGAGCTCAGGTACGGCGGGGGGCACGGCCGCGGGGTCACCCTCGGCCCACGGGCACTGTGGGCACATCCCTTCCACCCCTGTCCCGTGGCATGTGCGGCTCTGGGCATGGAAAGTCACCAAAGCCCCAGGTGTTGCAGCTGCTTTGGGAGCTCAGGGAGAAGCGCTTGGGGTTGGGAGTCGCACCAGTTGTGGGCACTTCAGGTGGTTGGTGCTACAGACAAATCCTGGCTGTCATTGTCCCCTGCCTGTGCATTGTCCCCTCTCTGGGGGTCCCTGTTTTGGGCACCTGGTTGAGTGGCAGTGTTCCATCAGGGAAGAGCTGTTGGGAATTTCTGTGGCCTGGCTACCAGGAATAGCTGTCACGTGCTAATGTCCTTGCACTGAACAAAGGTGTCCAGGCCTCTTCCTGtggcttcccagctcctgctttcagGTGTCTGGGTGTGTCCTTGTGCTGTTCCCAGGTGACCATGGCTGCAGCAGTCAGGGAGAACATCTTGGGTAGGGTAGTGCAGTGTGGGCAGGGACAAGGGCTCAGAGCCCTTCCCTGGTGCTGACAGGCTCACAGCAGGTGTGTGACCCCTGGACACAGGCTGCTTGCTGTGACAGAAGCCACAGGCTCGACCTTCCCCACTGAGGCCAGAGAGAAGGGAACTGCTGGGCACTGTGACCCAGAAGGTGACTGGACTTTGGGACATGTGGGGTGCCACCATGCATGGTCTGGTCTGTGCTCCAGTCCACCACCCCTTGAGTGACCCTGGCTTGTGGGTGGATT includes these proteins:
- the PTX4 gene encoding pentraxin-4; amino-acid sequence: MAGMALPLCLILAAALQGGLTRAPAPLARPGPLLLRLRRLEEQFLRLQELTVNHLQSIASNYNISYNIDGRFQALAEQAEAADAARAALGAELARLATAGRRLRRRLKRLEGTVGALSPPQPLLTHPPAALVEAGTNPHGVPDTARSRGRRPEQQPPGQAVLSTPSPRPPKTRRWQQHRQEEGHWLPAAAGPGGAPREDEESPEDAAPAPPTVASMLPTTAPQEQPPAPRQPGQGRHSPPAPVPASPACRTGAVLLFPDPSAGHGAVLGLGPHRGLRSVSLCAWLATPAPRLGALLSYATGDGHSELAVLGHGGDRPGSARFIMGQGQFRELPVAPLLDGKWHHLCLTWSSGQGRYRFYVDRRLLAAGSRFQQGYGIPAGGSLVLGWGQHGPNMDLGTAEAFVGHLAGFALWRRALLPGEVARMATGRGLPRGPLLTLADASLRGGVRRVACPCLQRCL